Proteins encoded in a region of the Hippopotamus amphibius kiboko isolate mHipAmp2 chromosome 11, mHipAmp2.hap2, whole genome shotgun sequence genome:
- the LOC130831728 gene encoding histone H2B type 1-N, with product MPEPSKSAPAPKKGSKKAVTKAQKKDGKKRKRSRKESYSVYVYKVLKQVHPDTGISSKAMGIMNSFVNDIFERIAGEASRLAHYNKRSTITSREIQTAVRLLLPGELAKHAVSEGTKAVTKYTSSK from the coding sequence ATGCCTGAACCTTCCAAGTCCGCTCCGGCCCCGAAGAAGGGCTCCAAGAAGGCGGTGACTAAGGCCCAGAAGAAAGATGGCAAGAAGCGCAAGCGCAGCCGTAAAGAGAGCTACTCCGTGTACGTGTACAAAGTGCTGAAGCAGGTCCACCCGGACACCGGCATCTCGTCCAAGGCCATGGGCATCATGAACTCGTTCGTCAACGATATCTTCGAGCGCATTGCGGGCGAGGCATCTCGTCTGGCGCATTACAACAAGCGCTCGACCATCACCTCCAGGGAGATCCAGACGGCCGTGCGCCTGCTGCTTCCGGGGGAGCTCGCCAAGCATGCCGTGTCCGAGGGCACCAAGGCTGTCACCAAGTACACCAGCTCCAAGTGA
- the LOC130831722 gene encoding histone H2A type 1-D, with protein MSGRGKQGGKARAKAKTRSSRAGLQFPVGRVHRLLRKGNYSERVGAGAPVYLAAVLEYLTAEILELAGNAARDNKKTRIIPRHLQLAIRNDEELNKLLGKVTIAQGGVLPNIQAVLLPKKTESHHKAKGK; from the coding sequence ATGTCTGGACGTGGCAAGCAAGGAGGCAAGGCTCGCGCCAAAGCCAAGACCCGCTCCTCGCGGGCTGGTCTCCAGTTCCCCGTGGGCCGAGTGCATCGTCTTCTCCGCAAGGGCAACTATTCCGAGCGGGTCGGGGCCGGCGCGCCGGTGTACCTGGCGGCGGTGCTGGAGTACCTGACGGCCGAGATCCTGGAGCTGGCGGGCAACGCGGCCCGCGACAACAAGAAGACGCGCATCATCCCGCGCCACCTGCAGCTGGCCATCCGCAACGACGAGGAGCTCAACAAGCTGCTAGGTAAAGTTACCATCGCTCAGGGCGGCGTCCTGCCCAACATCCAGGCGGTGCTGCTGCCCAAGAAGACCGAGAGCCACCACAAGGCCAAGGGCAAGTAA